The Blautia luti nucleotide sequence ACATCCTCCATGTTCTGATATCTGCGGTCTACACTCTTCTGTGTACATTTCAGTATGATCTGCTCCAGGCTGTGAGGCAGCTCCGGTGTGTAAACACTTGGCGGAACCATCTCTTCCTGAAGATGTTTGATCGCAATGGCTACTGTAGTGTCACCGTCAAAAGGTACTTTTCCGGTTACCATCTCATAAAGGGTGATACCCAGTGAATAGATGTCACTCTTCTCATCGCTGTAACCGCCCCTTACCTGTTCCGGTGAGCTGTAATGGACGGATCCCATTACATTGGAACTGATGGTATTGGAAGACGCAGCACGGGCAATACCGAAGTCTGTCACCTTTACTTTACCGTCCATGGAAATAATAATATTCTGGGGTTTCACATCACGATGTACGATTCCGTGGCTATGAGCAGCTTCCAGTCCCATGGAAACCTGGATTGCAATACTGGTAGCCTCTTTTACAGAGAGCTTTCCTTTCTTGGAGATGTATTCTTTAAGAGTGATCCCTTCGATCAATTCCATTACAATGTAATAGACGCCGTTGTCATCTCCTACATCAAATACATTTACAATATTGGGGTGTGTCAGAACTGCTGCAGCCTGTGCCTCACTTCTGAACTTGCGGATAAATGTTGTATCCTCCCGAAATTCCGGCTTAAGCACTTTCACTGCAACAAAACGGTTCAGTTTATGATCCTTCGCCTTGTATACATCTGCCATTCCGCCGGTTCCTATTTTGCCTAATATTTCATAGCGTTCTGCTATGATCATTCCTGTCTTTAACATTTTTTCACCTCATTTGCGAATGGTTCTATCAATACAATTGCAATATTGTCCTTGCCGCCGTTGCGGTTTGCTTCACTGATCAGAGCCTGTCCTCTTTCCTGCAGATCTCTGTCTGTATCGGAAATGATCTCTCCGATCCTATCATCTTCAACCATATTGCTCAGTCCATCCGAGCACATCAGAACCACATTTCCCGGTTCCAGCTTCAGATCAAAGAAATCCACATCTACAGTTCTTTCCGCCCCAAGCGCTCTTGTGATGATATTTTTATCCGGATGGTTCCTTGCCTCCTCGGCATTAAGCTCTCCCATCCTTACCATCTCCTGCACCAATGAGTGATCTTTCGTTATCTGCTGAATCTGTTCTCCTGCCACGTAGAGCCGGCTGTCGCCCACATTCGCCACATAGGCATAATGCCCCACTATCGTAGCAGCCACCATGGTGGTACCCATTCCTCTCAGCTTTTCGTCCTTCTGTGCCTGAGTAATAATTTCAGTATTTGCACTTTCGATCGCATGCCGGATTACTTTCACAGGGTTGAAATCCGCATCCTCACGAATCTCTTCCACCACAATACCAACAGCATGGGAAGACGCATAATCCCCGGCATTATGTCCCCCCATGCCGTCAGCAACTACAAACAGATTCGGAAGATTTCCAACCGGGTCAGCAGAGGCGAACACATAATCCTGGTTCATCTTCCGCTTCTGCCCGACGTCAGTAGCTGAATATATCCTCATGTCACTTCTCGCTTTCTGTTTTTTCCATATAGCTTTTTCTTAACTGTCCACAGGCACCGTCAATATCGCTGCCCATTTCCCTTCTAATAGTAACATTTATTCCACATTTTTCAAGTTTTATTTTAAAATTCTCCACAGCCTGCCGTGTAGAACGCACATAGGAACGCTCCTTGATAGGATTGACCGGGATCAGGTTTACATGGCAGTTAATATCACGGATCCTGCCGGAAAGTTCCCGGGCATCTTCGTCACTGTCATTTACCCCTGCCACCAGGCTGTACTCAAAGGTGATCCTTCTTCCGGTCACCTGGAAATAATGCCTGCATGCTTCCAGCACTTCATCCATAGTATATTTATTGGCAATGGGCATCAGTTCCTTTCTCTTCTCATCATTCGGTGCATGAAGGGAAAGAGCCAGCGTCATCTGAAGCTTCTCTTCTGCCAGCTCATAGATCTTCGGAACCAGTCCGCAGGTAGAAACTGTAAGATTTCTCTGGCTGATATGAAGTCCTCCGTCTTCTGTAAGAATATGTATGAAACGGAGAAGATTTTCATAATTGTCCAGCGGTTCCCCTGTGCCCATCACTACTACGTTGGATACCCTTTCCCCTGTCAGGGACTGAATCCTGTAGATCTGATCCAGCATTTCGGACGGTTGCAGGCATCTGGTCAGCCCGCCGATGGTAGAAGCACAGAATCTGCATCCCATCCTGCATCCTACCTGTGAAGAGATACAGACGGAATTTCCGTGCTTATATCTCATAAGAACGCTCTCGATCACATTGCCGTCTGTCAGGCGGAACAGATATTTCTGGGTTCCATCCAGCCTGGAAGTCTGGACATCCACCACTTCCAGTGCTGTAATGGGATATTCTTTCAGTTTTTCTCGCAGACCTTTGGAAAGATTGGTCATCTCATCGTAAGAGGTCACCAGATGTTCATGAAGCCAGCTGTAGATCTGCTTTGCCCGAAATGGCTTATCTCCCAGAACTGTCATCAGTTCTTTCAGTTCATCGATAGTCATTGACTTGATATCTGTCATATTTTATTTTCTCCTGAATTTTGCAATAAAGAAACCGTCTGTCTTATGAACACCAGGAAGAAGCTGCAGATATCCCAGAGCTGTGGTCTCTGAATGAAGTTCTTCCGGAAGATAAGGATCCAGACTCTCCAGCTTAAACGGATAATTGTTCATAAACCACATCATATTCTCTTCGTTTTCTTCTCTGGCGATGGTACAGGTACTGAATACCAGCACTCCGCCCGGCTTCACATATTCTGCCGCACGGTCCAGGATCGTTCTCTGAAGGATCACGATTTCTTCCTGTTTCTGCGGCGTAACCCTGTACTTGATCTCCGGTTTCTTGCCAATCACTCCGTAACCGGAGCATGGCACATCTGCCAGAACAATGTCTGCCTTCAGTTCAGAATCCACATCAAAGACTGTGGCATCCATCACCCTTGCCTGTATATTAATGGAATCTGTACGACTGATATTTTCTTCGATCAGATCCACCTTGTACTGGCTCACATCTCTGGCATCCACAGTTCCGTAATCACCCATCTTATCCGCTGCATGAAGGCTTTTACCTCCCGGAGCAGCACACATATCAATGATGTAATCTCCCTTTTTCGGATCAGCCACTTCCGCTACCAGCATGGAACTAACATCCTGTACCTGGATCTTTCCCTGGATAAAAGCGTCCAGTGCCAGAATATGATTATAATTGGAAATTTCATAAGCATATGGAAGATACGGGGCAGGCTTTACCTCCACTCCCTGATTCACAAGACTCTGATAAATCTCTTCCTGGGGATACTTATGGACACGGCATCTTACAGTAACCGATTTCTCTGTAAGGAAATCTGCCAGGATTTTCTCTGTTTTCTCTTCCCCGTAATCCTTAAGCCAGCGTTCCACCAGATTCTCTGGCATGGAATATCTGACTGACAGATACCTGACTAGATTCTCTTCTCTGGATGGATATCTGAGATTTTTCTGTTCCCGGGCAATGGTACGCAGTACCCCGTTCACAAAAGGTTTCAGATTATAGAAGCCCTTTCGCTGTGCCAGTTTCACTGCTTCATTGCATACCGCACTGTCCGGAACACTGTCCATAAATTTAATCTGATATACAGCACTGCGCAGGATTTCCCTGATAGCAGGCTTCATTTTATCTACTGTGATCTTTGAATAAGAATCAATAATATAATCGATCAGAATACGATATTCCAGAGTTCCCTCGCAGACTCTGGTGATAAAAGCTCTTTCCTGTCTGGGAAGGAACTGGTACTTGGAAAGCGCATTGCGGATGGCAATATGACTGTGCTTTCCCTCTTCTTCTATTTCAAGCAGTATTTCCAGGATCAGTTCCCTGGTATTTATTC carries:
- a CDS encoding Stp1/IreP family PP2C-type Ser/Thr phosphatase; translated protein: MRIYSATDVGQKRKMNQDYVFASADPVGNLPNLFVVADGMGGHNAGDYASSHAVGIVVEEIREDADFNPVKVIRHAIESANTEIITQAQKDEKLRGMGTTMVAATIVGHYAYVANVGDSRLYVAGEQIQQITKDHSLVQEMVRMGELNAEEARNHPDKNIITRALGAERTVDVDFFDLKLEPGNVVLMCSDGLSNMVEDDRIGEIISDTDRDLQERGQALISEANRNGGKDNIAIVLIEPFANEVKKC
- the rlmN gene encoding 23S rRNA (adenine(2503)-C(2))-methyltransferase RlmN; this translates as MTDIKSMTIDELKELMTVLGDKPFRAKQIYSWLHEHLVTSYDEMTNLSKGLREKLKEYPITALEVVDVQTSRLDGTQKYLFRLTDGNVIESVLMRYKHGNSVCISSQVGCRMGCRFCASTIGGLTRCLQPSEMLDQIYRIQSLTGERVSNVVVMGTGEPLDNYENLLRFIHILTEDGGLHISQRNLTVSTCGLVPKIYELAEEKLQMTLALSLHAPNDEKRKELMPIANKYTMDEVLEACRHYFQVTGRRITFEYSLVAGVNDSDEDARELSGRIRDINCHVNLIPVNPIKERSYVRSTRQAVENFKIKLEKCGINVTIRREMGSDIDGACGQLRKSYMEKTESEK
- the rsmB gene encoding 16S rRNA (cytosine(967)-C(5))-methyltransferase RsmB, with protein sequence MINGINTRELILEILLEIEEEGKHSHIAIRNALSKYQFLPRQERAFITRVCEGTLEYRILIDYIIDSYSKITVDKMKPAIREILRSAVYQIKFMDSVPDSAVCNEAVKLAQRKGFYNLKPFVNGVLRTIAREQKNLRYPSREENLVRYLSVRYSMPENLVERWLKDYGEEKTEKILADFLTEKSVTVRCRVHKYPQEEIYQSLVNQGVEVKPAPYLPYAYEISNYNHILALDAFIQGKIQVQDVSSMLVAEVADPKKGDYIIDMCAAPGGKSLHAADKMGDYGTVDARDVSQYKVDLIEENISRTDSINIQARVMDATVFDVDSELKADIVLADVPCSGYGVIGKKPEIKYRVTPQKQEEIVILQRTILDRAAEYVKPGGVLVFSTCTIAREENEENMMWFMNNYPFKLESLDPYLPEELHSETTALGYLQLLPGVHKTDGFFIAKFRRK